Proteins encoded within one genomic window of Solibaculum mannosilyticum:
- a CDS encoding metallophosphoesterase, translating to MDWLPPEWDGIRILHLSDLHSTRYGKHNQRLAARIQRLNPDLILAPGDLCDRFVKNGDAFLDLLEELDGQFPIYASIGNHELRVEQNAPEDYCVFRETLKKKGVVMLDNTSVLLERKGKSLRLYGINQPLSIYYQHGTLHNVADYLGERDTSYPAVLLAHDPRWFERYVDWGASLVLAGHIHGGMMRLPFIGGIYSPDKTLFPKYDAGVFTKDGCTMVVSRGAGDSRPFRIGSLPELILMTLHTKRGDL from the coding sequence TTGGATTGGTTGCCGCCGGAATGGGATGGTATCCGTATCCTGCATTTGAGTGATCTTCACTCCACCCGTTATGGAAAACACAATCAGAGATTGGCTGCCCGCATTCAGAGGCTAAATCCCGATCTTATTCTGGCGCCGGGAGACTTGTGTGACCGGTTTGTAAAAAACGGAGACGCCTTCCTGGATCTCTTAGAAGAGCTTGACGGACAATTTCCCATTTATGCATCGATCGGGAATCATGAACTCCGGGTGGAACAAAACGCCCCAGAGGATTATTGTGTTTTCCGAGAGACGCTGAAGAAAAAAGGCGTGGTCATGCTGGATAATACTTCTGTGCTTTTGGAACGGAAAGGGAAGTCTTTGCGACTTTATGGAATCAATCAACCTTTGTCCATCTACTATCAGCATGGGACGCTTCACAATGTGGCAGACTATCTGGGGGAAAGAGACACCTCTTATCCTGCCGTGTTGCTGGCCCACGACCCCAGATGGTTTGAGCGGTATGTAGACTGGGGAGCTTCCCTGGTTCTGGCCGGACACATCCACGGCGGAATGATGCGTCTGCCTTTTATCGGCGGGATCTATTCTCCGGATAAGACGTTATTTCCAAAATACGATGCAGGCGTTTTCACAAAGGACGGATGTACTATGGTGGTCAGCCGAGGAGCGGGGGACTCGCGGCCTTTCCGCATCGGCTCCCTGCCGGAACTTATACTCATGACACTGCATACAAAACGAGGTGACCTATGA
- a CDS encoding class I SAM-dependent methyltransferase, producing MRREDIDGGKRFDWNRAAADYAKYRDIYPPAFYEKIVALGLCVRGQKVLDVGTGTGILPRNLAQYGADFVGIDLSAGQIEQAKRLSKEAGLNIPFRCVPAEEMPFPDASFNVVTACQCFMYFDHKTLALNIYRVLKPSGRLAVFYMAWLPLEDNVAGQSEALILKHNPAWTGCQEMRHPIAIPEYYLPFFEVEETRVFDVKVPFTRESWNGRIKACRGVEASLSEEEVKQFDQEHRALLQDIAPPSFQVLHYTAIAVLRVKK from the coding sequence ATGAGACGCGAAGACATCGATGGCGGTAAAAGGTTTGATTGGAACCGTGCTGCCGCAGATTATGCTAAGTATCGGGATATCTATCCTCCGGCCTTTTACGAGAAAATTGTGGCATTAGGACTTTGCGTCAGGGGACAGAAGGTGTTGGATGTAGGGACAGGAACAGGCATCCTGCCGCGGAATCTGGCTCAATACGGAGCGGATTTTGTGGGAATAGATCTTTCTGCTGGACAAATCGAACAGGCAAAACGTCTTTCTAAGGAAGCGGGACTCAATATTCCTTTCCGATGCGTCCCAGCCGAGGAGATGCCTTTTCCAGACGCGTCTTTTAACGTAGTAACGGCTTGCCAGTGCTTTATGTACTTTGATCACAAGACACTGGCTCTAAACATCTATAGAGTGCTTAAGCCTTCTGGTAGACTGGCGGTATTCTATATGGCATGGCTGCCATTGGAGGACAATGTCGCAGGACAAAGTGAAGCGCTTATTTTGAAGCATAACCCCGCCTGGACGGGATGTCAGGAAATGCGTCATCCGATTGCGATCCCGGAATACTATCTGCCATTCTTTGAAGTGGAGGAAACAAGGGTATTTGATGTGAAAGTTCCCTTTACGCGGGAGAGCTGGAACGGTAGAATCAAAGCCTGCCGTGGAGTGGAGGCATCCTTGTCAGAGGAAGAGGTAAAACAGTTCGATCAAGAGCATCGGGCGCTGCTTCAAGACATTGCCCCGCCCAGTTTTCAGGTGCTTCACTATACGGCTATCGCTGTCCTCAGGGTGAAGAAGTAA
- a CDS encoding GH92 family glycosyl hydrolase: MKRLRRLLAIAMVLALSLGILPIAEAVESTSDQTYSHIDYVNPYIGTAYDAAIHSWGQSDYGGTVPSVAPPFGMTKWTPQTRRNSIGTAAYRYDDQYITGFQATHQPAIWMGDFGYLTIMPGVDSVKTSTNDRRLSFTHEDETVSPYYYSVDMDAGSDRTITGEMTATSRTGVLRFTYPENDMANIYVEMTRSGVEGSVVIDPEKGEIYGYNPDRMDSHLGGVSLPNFKGYYVIQFSKPFQTSGVTQDGALKEGVNEITGNNVGAYVTFDTAENEMVEVRVASSFISFDQARDNLKREQYNGNTQLTFDEVKQSVKDTWEEKLDVIDIEGASDEDMHIFYTGMYHSLQYPVEFSEYGRYYSAYDDSIHVGDSYTSFSLWDTFRAQNSMLTLVAPERVPGMINSLINAYHEGGYMPKWPNPSYTNIMIGTPADSVVAEAVNKGLIDGVDLEEAYEAVLKDGMVPPENDTTTWWGDRQTGVPYEARAGLTYYMELGYVPADKTAEAGSNTLEGAYEDWCIAQVAKALGKQDDYEYFIQRSQNYKNMFNPETNLLEARNYNGEFAGGGSGWTEGKQMNYAYCVLQDVTGLMNLMGDNFNSILDNYFATGQNFHSNEPSHHYAYLYDYSGKPSETQRLVRQIADEHYANDPAAGMTGNSDCGQMSSWYLFTAMGFYPVNPASGEYMIGSPFFDKVTIHTGDKDFEIIAHNNSEENMYIQSATLNGEALDIPVLTHEQIVNGGKIEFEMGSAPSDWGSDYRDEALPTYEDTKTPDLPDSWTEEQPEEPEESDNLALTAECTSDAKWTSADIGGSPDKINDGNIQTGFLSGGMPLPAYFTLTWEEPQSFDSMWLYANYNKAQAPYSWDIEVSENGVDNWQTVGTVEDAKWETSQESREGKEFTFDRVENVKGFRIKVNKAYGDWGHYTIHEIEIYDSANRKPTISTGFYKNNVSDINHTIALSSGEMIANATLESGSELQGDVVLAAVLYKDGRMVDTSLEKFALSGNQMNLSISFEVPEGDLTHYEARLMLLDAKNSAPMTKCSSIR; the protein is encoded by the coding sequence ATGAAAAGGCTCAGAAGGCTTTTGGCAATTGCCATGGTCTTAGCTCTCTCTCTTGGTATATTGCCAATTGCAGAAGCCGTAGAATCTACGTCGGATCAGACGTATTCACACATCGACTATGTCAATCCTTACATTGGAACAGCCTACGATGCAGCTATCCATAGCTGGGGTCAAAGCGACTATGGAGGGACCGTTCCATCGGTAGCGCCTCCCTTTGGCATGACCAAATGGACGCCTCAAACCCGTCGGAATAGCATTGGTACTGCCGCTTATCGGTACGATGACCAGTATATCACCGGGTTCCAGGCCACTCATCAGCCGGCCATCTGGATGGGCGATTTTGGCTACTTAACCATCATGCCGGGCGTGGACTCGGTTAAGACCAGTACCAATGACCGTCGTTTATCCTTTACCCATGAGGATGAAACCGTAAGTCCTTATTACTACTCGGTCGATATGGATGCCGGTTCCGACCGTACCATTACCGGGGAAATGACCGCTACCTCTCGGACAGGTGTTTTGCGCTTTACCTATCCGGAAAATGATATGGCAAACATCTATGTGGAGATGACTCGCAGCGGTGTGGAGGGCAGCGTTGTGATCGATCCCGAAAAGGGCGAGATCTATGGCTATAATCCCGACCGTATGGACTCCCATTTGGGAGGCGTTTCTCTGCCCAACTTCAAAGGGTACTATGTCATCCAGTTCTCCAAACCCTTTCAGACTTCAGGCGTCACCCAAGACGGCGCTTTGAAAGAGGGCGTCAATGAGATCACGGGTAACAACGTCGGTGCATACGTCACCTTTGATACCGCAGAGAATGAGATGGTAGAAGTGCGGGTGGCATCGTCTTTCATCAGCTTTGACCAGGCCCGCGACAACCTGAAGAGGGAACAATACAATGGTAATACACAGTTGACTTTTGATGAAGTCAAGCAGTCGGTCAAAGATACTTGGGAAGAGAAGCTGGACGTTATTGATATAGAAGGCGCCTCCGACGAGGACATGCATATCTTCTATACCGGTATGTATCACAGCCTCCAGTACCCGGTGGAATTCTCTGAATATGGACGGTACTACAGTGCCTACGACGATTCCATTCACGTGGGCGATTCTTATACATCCTTCTCCCTGTGGGATACCTTCCGCGCCCAAAACAGCATGTTGACTTTGGTAGCGCCGGAACGCGTTCCCGGCATGATCAATTCCTTGATCAACGCTTATCACGAAGGCGGCTATATGCCCAAATGGCCCAATCCGTCCTACACAAACATTATGATCGGCACTCCGGCTGATTCCGTAGTGGCGGAGGCGGTCAACAAGGGGTTAATCGACGGCGTGGATCTGGAAGAAGCATATGAGGCCGTTCTTAAGGACGGCATGGTTCCCCCTGAAAACGATACAACCACTTGGTGGGGGGACCGTCAAACCGGCGTGCCCTATGAAGCCCGCGCAGGTCTGACCTATTATATGGAGCTGGGTTATGTCCCGGCCGATAAGACCGCCGAAGCCGGGTCCAATACCCTGGAAGGCGCTTATGAGGACTGGTGTATCGCCCAAGTGGCCAAGGCTCTCGGCAAACAGGACGACTATGAGTATTTCATCCAACGCAGCCAGAACTATAAAAATATGTTTAACCCGGAAACAAATCTGTTGGAAGCCCGCAATTACAACGGTGAATTCGCCGGAGGAGGTTCCGGATGGACTGAGGGCAAACAGATGAATTACGCCTACTGTGTGCTGCAGGACGTCACTGGACTGATGAATCTGATGGGTGACAACTTCAACAGCATCCTGGACAACTACTTTGCCACCGGACAGAATTTCCACAGCAACGAACCGTCCCATCACTATGCGTATCTCTACGACTACAGCGGCAAACCGTCAGAGACGCAGCGTCTTGTCCGCCAGATTGCCGACGAACATTACGCAAACGATCCGGCCGCCGGTATGACCGGTAACTCCGACTGCGGTCAGATGTCCTCTTGGTACCTGTTTACTGCTATGGGATTCTATCCCGTAAATCCGGCCTCGGGTGAATACATGATCGGCAGTCCCTTCTTTGATAAAGTCACCATTCACACCGGCGATAAGGATTTTGAGATCATCGCCCACAATAATTCTGAAGAGAACATGTATATCCAGTCCGCTACTCTCAATGGGGAAGCGTTGGATATTCCCGTTCTGACCCACGAGCAGATTGTAAACGGCGGTAAAATTGAATTTGAAATGGGTTCCGCTCCTTCCGACTGGGGCAGCGACTATCGGGATGAAGCTCTGCCCACCTATGAAGACACCAAGACCCCTGATCTGCCGGATAGCTGGACCGAAGAACAACCGGAAGAACCCGAGGAAAGTGATAATCTGGCATTGACAGCCGAATGTACCAGCGACGCTAAATGGACATCAGCTGACATCGGCGGCAGTCCCGACAAAATCAACGACGGCAATATCCAAACCGGATTTTTGTCGGGTGGGATGCCGTTGCCGGCCTATTTTACCTTGACATGGGAAGAACCTCAATCCTTTGATTCCATGTGGCTGTATGCCAACTACAACAAAGCTCAGGCACCCTACAGCTGGGACATTGAAGTTTCAGAAAACGGTGTGGACAATTGGCAGACAGTCGGTACGGTGGAAGACGCCAAATGGGAGACCAGTCAGGAATCCCGCGAAGGCAAGGAATTCACATTTGACCGTGTGGAAAACGTCAAGGGATTCCGCATCAAAGTCAACAAGGCATACGGAGATTGGGGACATTATACCATCCATGAAATCGAGATTTACGACTCCGCCAATCGAAAACCAACCATCTCCACCGGATTCTATAAAAATAATGTGTCGGATATCAACCATACCATTGCGTTATCTTCCGGAGAGATGATCGCAAATGCTACTTTGGAAAGTGGATCTGAGCTGCAGGGTGATGTAGTGTTGGCGGCTGTTCTGTACAAAGACGGCCGTATGGTGGATACGTCGTTGGAAAAATTTGCTCTTTCCGGCAATCAGATGAATCTATCGATTTCGTTTGAGGTACCTGAAGGCGATTTGACCCATTATGAAGCCCGGCTCATGCTGCTGGATGCGAAAAACAGCGCTCCTATGACCAAATGTTCCTCCATTCGTTAG
- a CDS encoding NCS2 family permease: MVSTTKAPPRTPIHPKGDFFNFKGTGSNPKTEIVAGLTTFFTMAYIIFVNPPMLASTGMDQNAVLVATCLAAAIGTLLMALLSNYPFALASGMGLNAFFAYTICGQMGYSWQSALAAVFISGIIFIIITLTGLRTAIVNAIPLPLKKAISGGIGLFIAFIGLQNAGIVGNDDSTLVTMGNLGSPTTILAVIGLVITIAFVVWKVKGGLLLSILATSVVGAIMQYGFGMQVGMPNVSEISFNLNLSLAPTFGQFINGFSTLFDASNGVGVLIFSIVSVLLSLTMVDMFDTIGTLVGAASKGNFLDKDGNLPNANKALLADAIATSAGAILGTSTVTTYVESSSGISEGGRTGLTGITTAACFVLAIFAMPLLGFVPTGATAPILIIVGVMMASSIKDIEWGDIEIAIPAFFTLLMMPMAYSIADGIAYGCISYTVIKIVRGQAKKVHPVMYIISILFLLRYVIRLIQI, translated from the coding sequence ATGGTAAGTACTACCAAGGCCCCACCGCGTACCCCCATTCATCCAAAGGGCGACTTCTTCAATTTTAAGGGGACAGGCTCTAACCCGAAAACTGAAATTGTCGCCGGTCTAACGACTTTCTTCACCATGGCGTACATTATCTTTGTCAACCCGCCTATGCTGGCCTCTACCGGCATGGATCAAAACGCCGTTTTGGTGGCTACCTGTTTGGCTGCAGCCATTGGTACACTTTTGATGGCACTGCTTTCCAACTATCCTTTTGCATTGGCCTCCGGCATGGGCCTTAACGCCTTTTTTGCCTACACCATCTGTGGACAGATGGGTTATTCTTGGCAATCAGCCCTTGCCGCCGTATTTATCTCTGGTATTATCTTTATCATTATTACCCTCACCGGACTGCGTACTGCTATTGTGAATGCCATCCCTCTGCCTTTGAAAAAGGCTATCAGCGGCGGCATCGGCCTTTTTATTGCCTTTATCGGCCTGCAGAATGCCGGCATCGTCGGCAATGACGACAGCACTTTAGTCACCATGGGCAATCTTGGAAGTCCCACCACGATCTTGGCCGTCATTGGCTTGGTCATCACCATTGCTTTTGTAGTCTGGAAGGTCAAGGGCGGTTTGCTTTTGAGCATCCTTGCAACCTCTGTCGTAGGTGCTATCATGCAGTACGGTTTTGGAATGCAGGTAGGTATGCCCAACGTCAGTGAAATCAGCTTTAATTTGAATCTCTCGTTGGCCCCGACTTTTGGCCAGTTCATCAATGGATTTTCGACGTTGTTTGACGCCAGCAATGGTGTGGGAGTCCTGATCTTCTCCATTGTGTCGGTGCTTTTGTCCTTGACTATGGTGGATATGTTCGATACGATTGGTACTCTGGTAGGCGCAGCCAGCAAAGGCAACTTCCTGGATAAGGACGGCAATCTTCCCAATGCAAACAAAGCCCTGCTGGCCGATGCCATCGCCACTTCAGCCGGCGCTATCTTAGGTACTTCGACCGTCACTACTTATGTAGAATCCAGCTCGGGTATCTCGGAAGGCGGGCGTACAGGCCTTACCGGTATTACGACAGCTGCCTGTTTTGTATTGGCTATTTTCGCTATGCCGCTGCTGGGTTTTGTTCCCACCGGCGCTACTGCTCCGATCCTCATCATCGTAGGCGTCATGATGGCCAGCTCCATCAAGGATATCGAATGGGGCGATATTGAAATTGCAATCCCGGCTTTCTTCACGTTGCTAATGATGCCCATGGCATACAGCATTGCCGATGGTATCGCCTACGGCTGTATTTCTTACACTGTTATCAAAATCGTACGTGGCCAGGCTAAAAAGGTCCATCCGGTTATGTACATTATTTCCATTCTGTTCTTACTGCGTTATGTTATCCGACTGATTCAGATTTAA
- a CDS encoding DUF7674 family protein, with translation MENNQAFELIKERISPILAKVEMPCVSDEETDDQKGRKAVFASSEQAIVLQWDAQQKKYRLSRAAVENGKVSDSPKQLALWLFDPDTNDLTDAKSIANDFEDTVNDLFTSKRAISQREEAKSRNRNTLEGMIHRFMETYPQFQDQYDAHQEKYGEILPDTFIQEIIFPYLLDLLTQKKNAFIKRVFEIINESYTMGNVDLKSAITYTLFGMLMDYPEQEELALKYMDENLKRAWMAMRRLLEKDRAKGKKASIV, from the coding sequence TTGGAAAACAATCAGGCATTTGAATTGATAAAAGAACGGATCAGCCCGATCCTGGCCAAGGTGGAGATGCCTTGTGTCAGCGATGAAGAAACCGATGATCAAAAGGGTCGTAAGGCTGTGTTTGCTTCCTCGGAGCAGGCCATCGTGCTCCAGTGGGATGCCCAGCAGAAAAAGTATCGCCTGTCGAGAGCGGCGGTGGAAAACGGAAAAGTGAGTGATTCTCCAAAACAGCTTGCTCTGTGGCTTTTTGATCCGGATACCAATGATCTGACCGATGCAAAATCCATTGCAAATGATTTTGAGGATACGGTAAATGACCTGTTTACCTCAAAGAGGGCCATCTCTCAGCGGGAGGAGGCCAAAAGCAGAAATCGCAATACTTTGGAGGGGATGATTCACCGTTTCATGGAAACCTATCCCCAGTTTCAGGATCAGTATGACGCGCACCAGGAAAAATACGGCGAGATTCTTCCGGATACCTTTATTCAGGAAATCATCTTCCCATACCTGTTGGATCTCCTGACCCAAAAGAAGAATGCCTTTATCAAGCGGGTGTTTGAGATTATCAATGAGAGCTATACCATGGGCAATGTGGATTTGAAGTCGGCCATTACGTATACTTTATTCGGGATGCTGATGGATTATCCGGAGCAGGAGGAGCTGGCCCTTAAGTATATGGACGAAAATTTAAAACGTGCTTGGATGGCCATGCGCCGTTTGCTGGAAAAGGATCGTGCGAAAGGCAAAAAGGCATCCATTGTTTAA
- a CDS encoding D-alanine--D-alanine ligase family protein, giving the protein MSKRSVAVLFGGNSSEYEVSLMSAASVLSNIPTDRYQIHMVGITKEGQWIYYTGPVDEIQNGVWCEHPDNRLAWISPDSTAPGLMVASTGGNRLIPLDVVFPVLHGKNGEDGSIQGLMQLAGIPCVGCSVAASAVCMDKVYTNMVLDSAGIPQAKWDWCHVSDYRSSPREILDRVEKLGYPVFVKPANAGSSVGVGKAKDRASLKACIQEAAKWDQKLLFEEGIDGIEVECAVLGNQCPIASVVGEISPCNEFYDYEAKYEADSQLFIPARLPEETSELIRQTAVKAFRALDCSGLARVDFFVRRSDGAVLLNEPNTIPGFTSISMYPKLFDASGLPYPKLLDRLLGLAMERTGR; this is encoded by the coding sequence ATGTCCAAACGATCGGTCGCCGTACTGTTTGGCGGCAATTCTTCCGAGTATGAAGTGTCTTTGATGTCAGCTGCGTCGGTGCTCAGCAACATCCCCACCGACCGCTATCAAATACACATGGTGGGAATTACAAAAGAAGGCCAGTGGATTTATTATACCGGTCCGGTGGATGAGATCCAAAACGGCGTCTGGTGTGAGCATCCCGACAACCGTCTCGCTTGGATCTCGCCGGATTCCACCGCTCCGGGCCTGATGGTGGCTTCAACCGGTGGCAATCGTCTGATCCCACTGGATGTGGTATTCCCCGTCCTGCACGGCAAAAACGGCGAGGACGGCAGCATCCAGGGCCTGATGCAGCTGGCGGGTATCCCCTGCGTCGGATGCTCCGTGGCGGCATCGGCTGTGTGCATGGATAAGGTATACACCAATATGGTGCTGGACAGCGCCGGTATCCCGCAGGCTAAATGGGACTGGTGCCATGTTTCGGACTATCGATCTTCGCCAAGGGAGATTCTCGACCGGGTGGAAAAATTGGGGTATCCTGTATTTGTCAAGCCTGCCAATGCCGGATCGTCGGTAGGTGTGGGCAAGGCAAAGGATCGGGCTTCTCTGAAGGCCTGTATCCAGGAGGCCGCCAAGTGGGATCAGAAGCTCCTCTTTGAAGAAGGCATCGATGGAATTGAAGTGGAATGTGCCGTACTCGGTAATCAATGCCCCATCGCCTCAGTGGTGGGAGAAATCTCTCCCTGCAATGAATTTTACGACTACGAGGCAAAATACGAGGCCGACAGCCAGTTGTTTATCCCCGCCCGTCTTCCTGAAGAGACCTCTGAATTGATCCGGCAGACGGCTGTAAAAGCCTTCCGCGCTTTGGATTGTTCCGGCCTTGCCCGGGTGGACTTCTTTGTCCGCCGGTCGGACGGCGCAGTTCTTCTCAACGAACCCAATACCATCCCAGGCTTTACCTCTATCAGCATGTATCCCAAGCTGTTCGACGCCTCCGGCCTGCCCTATCCCAAGCTGCTGGATCGATTGCTGGGTCTGGCCATGGAAAGGACGGGTCGCTGA
- the murI gene encoding glutamate racemase has product MDARPIGVFDSGLGGLTVVKELEALLPGEDIVYFGDTGRVPYGTRSFETIERYARQDMSFLLEMDVKLMIAACGTVSSVAPHVGNDIDIPFIGVVEPAARKAVEATQNGRVGVIGTTATIQSGAFDSTIHRLASGVSVFQQDCPMFVHLVENGWCTADDPIARLAAERYLGGLKDQEVDTLILGCTHFPILRQVIAQVMGPDVTLINTGAEAARRAATLLKESGQCAPADKNRGRCRFFVSDAVGGFNRTASMFLGRDIREQVSRVDIINHPILPSCSSAKGE; this is encoded by the coding sequence ATGGATGCAAGACCTATCGGCGTATTTGACTCCGGCCTTGGAGGCTTAACCGTCGTAAAGGAGCTGGAGGCCCTTCTTCCGGGAGAGGACATCGTCTATTTTGGCGATACCGGCCGGGTCCCCTATGGAACCCGCAGCTTTGAAACCATCGAGCGGTACGCCCGGCAGGATATGAGCTTTCTGTTGGAAATGGACGTCAAATTGATGATTGCCGCCTGCGGTACGGTCAGTTCAGTGGCCCCTCATGTGGGCAACGACATCGACATTCCCTTCATCGGCGTGGTGGAACCGGCTGCTCGAAAAGCTGTCGAGGCCACTCAAAACGGTCGTGTTGGCGTTATCGGCACCACTGCTACTATTCAAAGCGGTGCCTTTGATTCCACCATCCACCGCCTTGCATCCGGAGTATCTGTGTTTCAGCAGGACTGTCCTATGTTTGTCCATCTGGTGGAAAACGGATGGTGTACTGCGGATGACCCCATCGCCCGGCTGGCGGCTGAGCGATACCTTGGCGGCCTTAAGGATCAAGAGGTGGACACTCTTATTTTAGGATGCACCCACTTCCCTATTTTACGCCAGGTCATCGCCCAAGTAATGGGGCCCGATGTCACCCTCATCAATACCGGCGCTGAAGCTGCCCGCAGAGCTGCAACTCTGCTCAAGGAATCGGGACAATGCGCGCCAGCCGACAAGAACAGAGGACGGTGCCGTTTCTTTGTCAGTGATGCTGTAGGCGGTTTCAATCGGACAGCCAGTATGTTTTTGGGCCGGGATATCCGGGAACAGGTCTCCCGGGTGGACATCATCAACCACCCTATTCTTCCGTCCTGTTCCTCGGCCAAAGGAGAATAA
- a CDS encoding DUF1934 domain-containing protein, which produces MKKDVLIDIKGMYHTSEGKDSIELTTVGSFTRMGEKYYITYRETEATGMEGTVTTVKVEGNQRVTLLRSGAQKSRMVLERGQRHLCAYDTGVGVMTIGIFAENIQSSLQEDGGKLSFKYTLDINSDLASCNEVDITVREVGKQSCPMS; this is translated from the coding sequence TTGAAAAAAGACGTTTTAATTGATATCAAGGGGATGTACCATACCTCAGAGGGGAAGGATTCCATCGAGTTGACTACCGTGGGTTCCTTTACCCGCATGGGAGAAAAGTACTACATTACCTACCGCGAAACCGAGGCTACCGGTATGGAGGGCACTGTCACTACCGTCAAGGTGGAGGGGAATCAGCGGGTCACTCTGCTGCGCAGCGGCGCTCAGAAATCCCGGATGGTGCTGGAACGAGGCCAACGGCATCTGTGCGCTTACGATACTGGGGTAGGCGTTATGACCATTGGTATCTTTGCGGAAAATATTCAATCCTCCCTCCAAGAGGACGGCGGAAAACTGAGTTTTAAATATACGCTGGACATCAATTCCGATTTGGCCAGCTGCAATGAAGTCGATATTACAGTTAGAGAGGTAGGAAAACAGTCATGTCCTATGTCGTAA